The following proteins are encoded in a genomic region of Thiomonas sp. X19:
- a CDS encoding YhdP family protein, which produces MSALHISLKLATRLLEAAIALVVISYLLLAVGLLTLRYAVLPNAQEFIPWMEQASSRALGLPVHIGAVQSQWTGLLPTLSLRNLVIDDPQGRPALQFASVEALPSWKSLPRLQLSFDQLVIRGAQLSITRPDASHLDVGGIRFSLNASGSGAGQRFADWLFKQDQILIQHSQITWTDQARGAPPLLLRDVNLELNNGLLHHRAALTATPPPGLAAPFDVKADFRQPFFLRHTGDLARWQGTLWADLPRVDLGQLARYLPLPLQVQGGTGALRAWVDVGQQFNLGQVTADVALRNAQAQPDPALPTLALAEVRGRVSGKPLAGGLQLGVTGLRFTTAQGQRFPAVNASLRLQHPPGEGASGSLSTGALELAALSAVAQHLPLPAAWHARLEQLQPRGRIDRLKLNWQDQPGAAASALPASYTLQASFSGLGWNSPGQVPATDAARGQPIAEGGAEGATAGAVAARTSGLPRGLPGVEGLSGSVQADQNGGQADLRLQRGSIALPTVFEAPRFSVQQLATRLSWSRQPDGQWTVQTARLQLATPDAAGSASFRYATQAHGPGLLDLNAQLTRADARAVPTYLPLGIPEATRDFLRTAIAGGSSRDVRFVVHGPLADFPFNKPGSPGSFSVKARIDNGVFNAAPLHILPKGEQARADNVRANAQWPVFSHINGLLEFTGHSLQAKGASARVYGASLKQVNLSLPDFAKPVLSASGQAQAQAADALRYVRESPLDAMLGHALSRVQASGPVQLDLALQLPFHDMKQSSVSGQLQLQGDQVDYLPSLPSFDGVRGQVNFTDSGFKLQLTAQNFLGGPLQLSGGQGGGQALALVANGTTTSQALQAAPRLAQWSDLLHHLQGQARYTAQIHMAHTPQGLQPQVQLQSSLVGMAIDLPPPLGKPADATDTLHFSQSIDTAAAATDTVQSLWRIDLGGDLRARFVRNITPQGAVLQSGGIALGPQAELAQPASGVQASVVLPLLDVDAWQRALSASGSAQAAFGGQVSGTDVSGYLPQTLALRVGRLTVSGRVFDNVVLGATRSGSLWQANLASRQMAGAVAWQMGQGDAPGSITARLTHLSLPKSVDPDVERMLERQPRNMPALNVVADNVDLHGHAFSRLEVQATNRDQGGVKEWRLDHFALDSPDATLTGVGDWAATGAATATAAAAGNLAPRRTSIGFKLAIQDAGSLLARLGKPGLLKGGKGTMQGTVTWIGSPLSPDYPTLSGQFSLDLGKGQFLKADPGIAKLLGVLSLQSLPRRLLFNFSDLFESGFVFDKVGTDVQVQDGIATTHDFKMSGVAATVFIDGSANLAQETQDLYVIVVPEINAGSASLAYALINPAIGLGTFIAQLIARKPLMKAFTYGYRVTGTWAKPDVREVDGDKDKPAAASTPAAAASAAARAASP; this is translated from the coding sequence GTGTCCGCCCTGCACATCTCCCTCAAACTGGCCACCCGCCTGCTGGAAGCCGCCATTGCCCTGGTGGTCATCAGCTATCTGCTGCTGGCCGTCGGGCTGCTGACCCTGCGCTACGCGGTGCTGCCCAATGCGCAGGAGTTCATCCCGTGGATGGAACAGGCCAGCAGCCGCGCGCTCGGCCTGCCGGTGCATATCGGCGCGGTGCAAAGCCAGTGGACCGGGCTGCTGCCGACGCTGTCGCTGCGCAATCTGGTGATCGACGATCCCCAAGGCCGGCCCGCCTTGCAGTTCGCCTCGGTGGAGGCGCTGCCCTCGTGGAAAAGCCTGCCGCGGCTGCAGCTGAGTTTTGATCAGCTGGTCATTCGCGGCGCGCAACTCAGCATCACCCGGCCGGACGCGAGCCATCTCGACGTCGGCGGCATCCGCTTCAGCCTGAACGCCTCGGGCAGCGGCGCTGGCCAGCGCTTCGCCGACTGGTTGTTCAAGCAGGACCAGATCCTGATCCAGCACAGCCAGATCACCTGGACGGATCAGGCGCGCGGCGCCCCGCCCCTGTTGCTGCGTGACGTCAACCTGGAACTGAACAACGGCCTGCTGCACCACCGTGCCGCGCTCACGGCCACGCCGCCGCCGGGGCTTGCAGCGCCTTTCGATGTCAAGGCCGATTTCCGCCAGCCCTTTTTCCTGCGCCACACCGGTGACCTGGCGCGCTGGCAAGGCACGCTCTGGGCCGACTTGCCGCGCGTCGATCTCGGCCAGTTGGCGCGCTACCTGCCGCTGCCGCTGCAGGTGCAAGGCGGCACCGGGGCGCTGCGCGCCTGGGTCGACGTCGGCCAGCAATTCAACCTGGGGCAGGTCACGGCCGACGTGGCTTTGCGCAACGCCCAGGCCCAACCCGACCCGGCGCTGCCAACGCTGGCGCTGGCGGAGGTGCGCGGGCGCGTCAGCGGCAAGCCGTTGGCAGGCGGGCTGCAACTCGGCGTGACCGGGCTGCGGTTCACCACCGCGCAAGGCCAGCGCTTCCCCGCGGTGAACGCCAGCCTGCGGCTGCAGCATCCGCCCGGCGAGGGCGCCAGCGGCAGCCTCAGCACCGGGGCGCTGGAACTCGCGGCGCTGTCCGCCGTGGCGCAGCACCTGCCATTGCCAGCCGCATGGCATGCGCGCCTGGAGCAACTGCAGCCGCGCGGCCGCATCGATCGACTCAAGCTCAACTGGCAAGACCAGCCTGGCGCCGCGGCAAGCGCGCTGCCGGCGAGCTACACGCTGCAAGCCAGCTTCAGCGGGCTGGGTTGGAACAGCCCGGGGCAGGTGCCCGCAACGGACGCGGCGCGGGGCCAGCCCATCGCCGAGGGGGGCGCTGAGGGTGCCACCGCGGGTGCCGTTGCCGCCCGGACCAGTGGCCTGCCACGCGGCTTGCCCGGCGTGGAGGGTTTGAGCGGCAGCGTCCAGGCCGACCAGAACGGCGGCCAGGCCGATTTGCGCCTGCAGCGAGGCAGCATCGCCCTGCCCACCGTTTTCGAGGCGCCGCGTTTCAGCGTACAGCAACTCGCCACCCGGCTGAGCTGGAGCCGCCAGCCCGACGGGCAATGGACCGTGCAGACCGCGCGCCTGCAACTGGCAACGCCGGACGCCGCCGGCAGCGCCAGCTTTCGCTACGCCACCCAGGCGCATGGCCCCGGCCTGCTCGACCTGAACGCGCAACTGACCCGCGCCGACGCCCGTGCCGTGCCCACTTACCTGCCGCTGGGCATTCCCGAGGCGACGCGCGATTTTCTGCGCACGGCCATCGCCGGCGGCAGTTCGCGTGACGTGCGCTTCGTCGTGCACGGCCCGCTGGCCGACTTTCCCTTCAACAAGCCGGGCAGCCCCGGCAGCTTCAGCGTCAAGGCGCGCATCGACAACGGCGTGTTCAACGCCGCGCCACTCCACATCCTGCCCAAGGGCGAGCAGGCGCGGGCCGACAACGTGCGCGCCAACGCCCAATGGCCCGTGTTCAGCCACATCAACGGCCTGCTGGAATTCACCGGCCACAGCCTGCAGGCCAAGGGCGCTTCGGCCCGGGTCTATGGCGCCAGCCTGAAGCAGGTGAACCTGAGCCTGCCCGACTTTGCCAAGCCGGTGCTCAGCGCCAGCGGCCAGGCCCAGGCCCAGGCCGCGGACGCGCTGCGCTATGTGCGCGAAAGCCCGCTCGACGCCATGCTCGGCCATGCGCTCAGCCGGGTGCAGGCCAGCGGCCCCGTGCAGCTCGATCTGGCGCTGCAATTGCCCTTCCACGACATGAAACAGTCCAGCGTGAGCGGCCAGCTCCAGCTGCAGGGCGACCAGGTGGATTACCTGCCCAGCCTGCCGTCGTTCGATGGCGTGCGTGGACAGGTGAACTTCACCGACAGCGGCTTCAAGCTGCAGCTCACCGCGCAGAACTTTCTCGGTGGTCCGCTGCAGTTGAGCGGTGGCCAGGGCGGTGGCCAGGCGCTGGCCCTCGTCGCCAACGGAACCACCACCTCGCAGGCCTTGCAGGCCGCGCCACGGCTGGCGCAATGGTCCGACCTGCTGCACCACCTGCAGGGGCAGGCGCGCTACACCGCCCAGATCCATATGGCGCACACCCCGCAGGGTTTGCAGCCGCAGGTGCAGTTGCAGAGCAGCCTGGTGGGCATGGCCATCGACCTGCCGCCACCGCTGGGCAAGCCGGCCGACGCGACCGACACCCTCCATTTCAGCCAGAGCATCGACACGGCCGCCGCCGCGACGGACACGGTGCAGAGCCTCTGGCGCATCGACCTCGGCGGCGATTTGCGCGCGCGTTTCGTGCGCAACATCACGCCACAGGGCGCGGTGCTGCAAAGCGGCGGCATCGCCCTCGGTCCCCAGGCTGAACTGGCGCAGCCAGCCAGCGGGGTGCAGGCCAGCGTGGTGCTGCCACTGCTGGATGTGGATGCCTGGCAGCGGGCTCTCTCCGCCTCGGGCAGTGCGCAAGCTGCTTTCGGCGGCCAGGTTTCGGGCACCGATGTGTCGGGCTACTTGCCGCAAACCCTGGCCCTGCGAGTGGGCCGCCTCACCGTGTCGGGCCGCGTGTTCGACAACGTGGTGCTGGGCGCCACGCGCAGCGGCTCGCTGTGGCAGGCCAATCTCGCCAGCCGACAGATGGCGGGCGCGGTGGCCTGGCAGATGGGCCAGGGCGACGCGCCCGGCAGCATCACCGCCCGCCTCACGCATTTGAGTCTGCCGAAGAGTGTCGATCCGGATGTCGAACGCATGCTGGAGCGGCAGCCGCGCAACATGCCGGCGCTGAATGTGGTGGCCGACAACGTCGACCTCCACGGCCACGCCTTCAGCCGGCTGGAAGTGCAGGCCACCAACCGCGACCAGGGCGGCGTGAAGGAATGGCGCCTCGACCACTTCGCGCTCGACTCGCCCGACGCCACCCTCACCGGCGTTGGTGACTGGGCCGCGACCGGAGCGGCGACCGCAACGGCGGCTGCGGCGGGCAACCTGGCGCCGCGGCGCACCTCCATCGGCTTCAAGCTCGCCATTCAGGACGCCGGCTCGCTGCTGGCGCGGCTGGGCAAGCCCGGCCTGCTCAAGGGCGGCAAGGGCACGATGCAGGGCACGGTGACGTGGATCGGGTCGCCCCTGTCGCCCGACTACCCAACCTTGTCGGGCCAGTTCAGCCTCGACCTTGGCAAGGGCCAGTTCCTCAAGGCCGACCCCGGCATCGCCAAGCTGTTGGGCGTGCTCAGCCTGCAAAGCCTGCCGCGCCGGCTGCTGTTCAACTTCAGCGACTTGTTCGAGTCCGGCTTCGTCTTCGACAAGGTTGGCACCGACGTGCAGGTGCAGGACGGCATCGCCACCACCCACGACTTCAAGATGAGCGGCGTGGCCGCCACCGTGTTCATCGACGGCAGCGCCAACCTCGCGCAGGAAACCCAGGACCTGTATGTGATCGTCGTACCCGAGATCAACGCCGGCTCGGCCTCGCTGGCCTATGCTTTGATCAACCCCGCCATCGGCCTGGGCACCTTCATCGCCCAGCTGATTGCGCGCAAGCCGCTGATGAAAGCCTTCACCTACGGCTACCGCGTCACCGGCACCTGGGCCAAGCCCGATGTGCGCGAGGTCGATGGCGACAAGGACAAACCCGCCGCAGCAAGCACCCCGGCCGCAGCCGCCAGCGCGGCGGCGCGCGCAGCATCACCCTGA
- a CDS encoding carbon-nitrogen hydrolase family protein, which translates to MQIASIQMVSSTRVDTNLQRADALLEEAARRGAQLAVLPEYFCLMGAAEGDKVRLREQPGNGPIQHFLQDAARRHGLWLAGGSMPLACPDPGRVLNTTLVFNPQGQQVARYDKMHLFAFERGAERYAEADSIAPGSEPVAFDCDGLRVGLSICYDLRFPELYRQLSAPVGAVRHCDVFLVPSAFTHTTGEKHWEVLLRARAIENLAYVVASAQGGRHENGRRTWGHSMIVDPWGDVLAMQAEGEGVVVAAVDTTRIAEVRTSLPALRHRLIN; encoded by the coding sequence ATGCAGATCGCCTCCATCCAGATGGTCTCGTCCACCCGGGTCGACACCAACCTCCAGCGCGCCGACGCCCTGCTCGAAGAAGCCGCGCGGCGCGGCGCGCAACTCGCCGTGCTGCCCGAATACTTCTGCCTCATGGGCGCCGCCGAGGGCGACAAGGTGCGGCTGCGCGAGCAGCCCGGCAACGGCCCCATCCAGCACTTTTTGCAAGACGCCGCGCGGCGCCACGGCCTGTGGCTGGCCGGCGGCTCCATGCCCCTGGCCTGCCCCGATCCAGGGCGCGTGCTCAACACCACCCTGGTGTTCAACCCCCAGGGCCAGCAAGTGGCGCGCTACGACAAGATGCACCTGTTCGCCTTCGAGCGCGGCGCCGAGCGCTACGCCGAAGCCGACAGCATCGCCCCCGGCAGCGAACCCGTCGCCTTCGACTGCGACGGCTTGCGCGTGGGCCTGTCCATCTGCTACGACCTGCGCTTCCCGGAGCTGTACCGCCAGCTTTCAGCGCCCGTGGGGGCCGTTCGTCATTGCGACGTCTTCCTCGTCCCCTCCGCGTTCACCCACACCACCGGCGAAAAGCACTGGGAGGTGCTGCTGCGCGCCCGCGCCATCGAAAACCTGGCCTATGTCGTGGCCAGCGCCCAGGGCGGGCGCCATGAAAACGGCCGCCGCACCTGGGGCCACAGCATGATCGTCGACCCCTGGGGCGACGTGCTGGCGATGCAGGCCGAGGGCGAGGGCGTCGTGGTGGCCGCCGTCGACACCACGAGGATTGCCGAAGTCCGCACCAGCCTGCCCGCACTGCGGCACCGGCTCATCAACTGA